The sequence atattatttggaaagtattaaataattatactttgaaatattaataaaaaggttttacattttcagatttttagaaattatttatttgttaaacaaaaaagaaaaaaaaaaaaaaaaaagaaaaaaataataataataaaaaaacaattaaaattatttatctaaaaatttatttaatttttattatctgaaaaaaatatgtacattttgtaattttatatatttatatatatatatttttttttttttttttttttttaaacatttgcAGAACCACCAATTGGGAAAtctaaatcaaaattattgattttcattaattcatAATATGGTGGTTTATAactatttgaattatattcAGAGATTGAATGAGAAGCATCATGGAATTCTTGATGTACAGTTGGATTTAAACTTGTACTATCATTGATAACTGAACTACCAGAGGCTTTCATTTCAATATCACCACTATTGGTACCATCagtttgttgtttttgatatTGATCCATTATACCACTCTTTGAAATATCCTTGAATTTATATTCAGCAAAATACCAAAATACGATAGTAACAACTAAACAGATGACTACCAAAATACCATAGTAGAATTTGTAAACATTGAAAGTACCAATCATAAGGATATGATAAATGAGTAAACCAATGATCGTACGTCTGAAATGCATTGGGCTCATGAAACCACCACATTGATAATTAGGAGTATTTACCCAAATGATGTTATACTTTTGAACGAGATAACTTAAACCGAAATACCAAGcaccaaatattaaaataaaaggtGATAGAGTTGAGTAAGCCAAAGTCAATTGAAGGATTAAAAGATTCTTTGCATAGTTTACACCATAAGCAAATGGACCTTGATGAAGGGTATCATCGATTTGTCTCTTTGTTTTTGCTAACCATTTCAATTTAATGAGTTGAATAATTAAACCAACGATACGTAAAATTGCACCAAATGAACCAGCTGCagcaattaaaatataattgatcATTTGGAATGATAAACCACCAAGGGAATTTGCGATTGAACCAATGATTGAGGTTGGATCATTTGCAATTTGTTCAATTGATTGGAAGATTGTACCAGCGATAGCGGAAACGAGGAAAACATTGAAAACCAAGAAAAGGAAATATTTTGAGAAAACAGAAGCTTCAATTCTACTATTTGAGAAATAGCCACAAGCACGACTAAGAGCATAGATGATGGGGATCAATAAGATCatgaaaatgattaaaattaaatttggtaagAAACCACTAAGAAAACCTTGTAAAATTTTACTCTTGCTAATGATATCAGTGATCCAAGAGAATGCTTTAACTCTAGAGATAGTTTCCAAATTACTGAAACCACTTAAAAATGCCACTGGAATACCCCAAAGGAAGACGAGAGCAAATGTTAAAATTGCAACAATAAGTGAACGGACATAGTATGATTTCAATCCAAT comes from Dictyostelium discoideum AX4 chromosome 2 chromosome, whole genome shotgun sequence and encodes:
- the orfR1062 gene encoding hypothetical protein (Similar to Dictyostelium discoideum (Slime mold). R1062 protein), which translates into the protein MSDSSSGSGSGEHLNRYNANDNAFVVTLVINCVVMLIFFLIFCIVRRKFKQFYQYRFEQHHKGVSVPPSDGFFSWVVDTIKYSDNSIKDTAGLDGFMYLRNVKTSFYICVVLMVISSVMLYPTNYYGKYNEHREKDEDGKLPDEVVGLTMISMGNIERGSHLLWVHLVFVFFVTIVVLWFSYQDYHLYSKERIQYKQQSRLSNYTIMLRDIPNSMFTREELSNYFKSHLSNPSDLLDVSLQYPAPHIYALVSERENFVKKYESAIESYRRTKEKPTTKIGFLGCFGEEKDSIDYFQEKIDELTKKIEYERAEAETGYYIKNANSNVGGSSFVIFNQRKVQKEMVQTIMHAKYHVLFSRYYAPDPNDVFWKNIHIGLKSYYVRSLIVAILTFALVFLWGIPVAFLSGFSNLETISRVKAFSWITDIISKSKILQGFLSGFLPNLILIIFMILLIPIIYALSRACGYFSNSRIEASVFSKYFLFLVFNVFLVSAIAGTIFQSIEQIANDPTSIIGSIANSLGGLSFQMINYILIAAAGSFGAILRIVGLIIQLIKLKWLAKTKRQIDDTLHQGPFAYGVNYAKNLLILQLTLAYSTLSPFILIFGAWYFGLSYLVQKYNIIWVNTPNYQCGGFMSPMHFRRTIIGLLIYHILMIGTFNVYKFYYGILVVICLVVTIVFWYFAEYKFKDISKSGIMDQYQKQQTDGTNSGDIEMKASGSSVINDSTSLNPTVHQEFHDASHSISEYNSNSYKPPYYELMKINNFDLDFPIGGSANV